From a single Streptomyces liliifuscus genomic region:
- a CDS encoding FAD binding domain-containing protein, producing MTTHAPQAAQAVTLPASLDEAVAALAAMPAAVPVAGGTDLMASVNSGQLRPAALVGLGRISEIRGWQYQDGHALLGAGLTHARMGRPDFAALIPALAAAARAAGPPQIRNAGTLGGNIASASPTGDALPVLAALEATLIIAGPGGARREIPVSHLLAGMEMLRGGELIGYVRVPLLHAPQVFLKATGRTGPGRAIASVALVLDPARRGVRCAVGAIAPMPLRPLDAEQWVASLIDWDNNRAIVPEALHAFGEYVAAACIPDPAPAEDGSAQQLPPAVLHLRRTVAALARRALGRALS from the coding sequence TTGACCACGCACGCACCGCAGGCGGCGCAGGCCGTGACGCTGCCCGCCTCGCTGGACGAGGCCGTGGCGGCTCTCGCAGCCATGCCCGCGGCCGTTCCCGTGGCCGGCGGCACCGACCTCATGGCCTCCGTCAACTCCGGGCAACTGCGGCCCGCCGCACTCGTCGGCCTCGGCCGGATCAGCGAGATCCGCGGCTGGCAGTACCAGGACGGCCACGCGCTCCTCGGCGCGGGCCTCACCCACGCCCGCATGGGACGCCCCGACTTCGCCGCACTCATCCCCGCCCTCGCGGCCGCCGCCAGAGCCGCGGGACCGCCGCAGATCCGCAACGCGGGCACCCTCGGCGGCAACATCGCCTCGGCGTCCCCCACGGGGGACGCGCTTCCCGTGCTCGCCGCACTGGAGGCGACGCTCATCATCGCGGGCCCCGGCGGCGCCCGCCGCGAGATCCCCGTCTCCCACCTGCTCGCGGGCATGGAGATGCTCCGCGGCGGCGAACTCATCGGGTACGTGCGCGTGCCGCTCCTGCACGCCCCGCAGGTCTTCCTGAAGGCGACCGGACGGACCGGGCCCGGGCGCGCCATCGCGTCCGTCGCGCTCGTCCTCGACCCCGCCAGGCGCGGAGTGCGGTGCGCGGTGGGCGCCATAGCGCCGATGCCGTTGCGGCCCCTGGACGCCGAGCAGTGGGTCGCCTCGCTGATCGACTGGGACAACAACCGCGCGATCGTCCCCGAGGCGCTGCACGCCTTCGGGGAGTACGTCGCCGCGGCCTGCATCCCGGACCCCGCGCCCGCCGAGGACGGCTCCGCCCAGCAACTGCCACCCGCCGTACTGCACCTGCGGCGCACCGTCGCCGCGCTGGCCCGACGAGCACTGGGGAGGGCACTTTCGTGA
- a CDS encoding 2Fe-2S iron-sulfur cluster-binding protein, whose amino-acid sequence MTDDQHGESGPRSGSRWDPLPQGDYDDGATAFVKLPEGGIDALLADSPLAAPGHGYVPPPIAPSPATEDGANQAAPGSWAAPPEGGQPQPVQWPDSNALPEEHRQGTQDAFAYNPGATGQWTFDEPAQGGQGGHGDQGAPGQDVTGQWSIPVADGDLPDESGEFTTSALVEQWGGTPPATLPGGAAAPWANEPWAQQPAPEQQSPAEEAAAHAEHGGVGPSAAEIEAAEIIDVSGEHADEIAVSVDREESMREGTMRDEPGEAPAGHGSPERSDEPASEPGAHSPEETTESPVDAAEGPAADDTPGTPAHNDHPLASYVLRVNGVERPVTDAWIGESLLYVLRERLGLAGAKDGCSQGECGACNVQVDGRLVASCLVPAVTAAGSEVRTVEGLAADGQPSDVQRALAKCGAVQCGFCVPGMAMTVHDLLEGNPAPTELETRQALCGNLCRCSGYRGVLNAVRDVVAEREAHASGDNAPDAAPSADARIPHQAGPGAGSVNPSAFESPQPHQQPYGQDGGQA is encoded by the coding sequence GTGACCGACGACCAGCACGGAGAGAGCGGCCCCCGGTCGGGCAGCCGCTGGGATCCGCTGCCCCAGGGCGACTACGACGACGGCGCCACGGCCTTCGTCAAGCTCCCCGAAGGGGGCATCGACGCACTCCTGGCGGACTCGCCGCTCGCCGCGCCCGGCCACGGCTACGTACCGCCGCCGATAGCGCCCTCGCCCGCCACGGAGGACGGCGCCAATCAGGCCGCGCCCGGCTCCTGGGCCGCGCCGCCCGAGGGCGGACAGCCGCAGCCCGTGCAGTGGCCCGACTCCAACGCCCTGCCCGAGGAGCACCGGCAGGGCACCCAGGACGCTTTCGCGTACAACCCGGGGGCCACCGGCCAGTGGACCTTCGACGAGCCCGCACAGGGCGGCCAGGGCGGTCACGGGGACCAGGGCGCGCCCGGCCAGGACGTGACCGGACAGTGGTCCATTCCCGTCGCCGACGGTGATCTGCCCGACGAGTCCGGCGAGTTCACGACGTCGGCCCTGGTCGAGCAGTGGGGCGGCACGCCTCCGGCCACCCTGCCGGGCGGAGCGGCGGCGCCCTGGGCCAACGAGCCCTGGGCCCAGCAGCCGGCTCCCGAACAGCAGTCGCCCGCCGAGGAGGCCGCGGCCCACGCCGAGCACGGCGGCGTCGGGCCCAGCGCCGCGGAGATCGAGGCCGCCGAGATCATCGACGTCTCCGGAGAGCACGCCGACGAGATCGCCGTCTCCGTGGACCGCGAAGAATCGATGCGCGAAGGTACGATGCGCGACGAGCCGGGTGAGGCACCGGCCGGTCACGGCTCCCCGGAACGGTCCGACGAACCGGCCTCCGAGCCCGGGGCGCACTCCCCGGAGGAGACCACCGAGTCACCTGTCGACGCCGCCGAGGGACCCGCGGCCGACGACACCCCGGGTACGCCCGCGCACAACGACCACCCCCTCGCCTCGTACGTCCTGCGGGTGAACGGCGTCGAACGGCCCGTGACGGACGCCTGGATCGGCGAATCGCTGCTCTACGTACTGCGCGAGCGGCTCGGTCTCGCGGGCGCCAAGGACGGCTGCTCGCAGGGCGAGTGCGGGGCCTGCAACGTGCAGGTGGACGGCAGGCTCGTGGCGTCCTGCCTGGTGCCCGCCGTGACCGCCGCCGGGAGCGAGGTGCGCACCGTCGAGGGACTCGCCGCCGACGGACAGCCCTCCGACGTCCAGCGGGCGCTCGCCAAGTGCGGTGCCGTGCAGTGCGGATTCTGCGTCCCGGGCATGGCGATGACCGTGCACGACCTCCTGGAGGGCAACCCGGCGCCGACCGAACTGGAGACGCGCCAGGCCCTGTGCGGCAACCTCTGCCGCTGCTCCGGCTACCGCGGCGTCCTGAACGCCGTACGCGACGTCGTCGCCGAGCGGGAGGCCCACGCGTCCGGCGACAACGCCCCGGACGCCGCGCCCTCTGCGGATGCCCGTATCCCGCACCAGGCGGGCCCCGGCGCCGGAAGCGTCAACCCGTCCGCGTTCGAGTCACCACAGCCGCACCAGCAGCCGTACGGCCAGGACGGAGGCCAGGCGTGA
- a CDS encoding xanthine dehydrogenase family protein molybdopterin-binding subunit — translation MSNDTATATTAEPGTAPEPLPHGLGVSLPSAEARAKTEGTFPYAADLWAEGLLWAAVLRSPHPHARILSIDTTHAREMPGVRAVITHEDVPGTALHGRGRADRPVFASEVVRHHGEPIAAVAADHPDTARMAAAAVIVEYEALDPVTDPEQAFEAEPLHPDGNLIRHIPLRHGDPDAAGEIVVEGLYRIGRQDPAPIGAEAGLAVPRPDGGVELYVASTDPHADRDTAAACYGLEPERVKVVVTGVPGATADREDQSFQLALGLLAMKTGCPVKLTATREESFLGHAHRHPTLLRYRHHADAEGKLVKVEAQILLDAGAYADTSSEALAAAVSFACGPYVVPNAFIEGWAVRTNNPPSGHVRGEGAMQVCAAYEAQMDKLAKKLGVDPAELRLSNAMATGDVLPTGQTVTCPAPVAELLQAVQDFPLPALPKDTPEDEWLLPGGPEGAGEPGAVRRGVGYALGMVHMLGAEGADEVSTATVKVHDGIATVLCAAVETGQGFTTLARQIVQETLGIEEVHVASVDTDQPPAGPSCRGRHTWVSGGAVERAAKMVRTQLLQPLAHKFGMSTELLQITDGKITSYDGVLSTTVTEAMDGKELWATAQCRPHPTEPLDGTGQGDAFVGLAFCAVRAVVDVDIELGSVRVVEMALAQDVGRVLNPAQLASRIEAGVTQGIGVALTENLRTARGLVRHPDLTGYSLPTALDTPDIRIVKLVEERDVVAPFGAKAVSAVPVVTSPAAVASAVRAATGRPVNRLPIRPQAAVVTATQ, via the coding sequence GTGAGCAACGACACCGCCACCGCGACCACCGCGGAGCCCGGCACCGCCCCGGAGCCGCTGCCCCACGGCCTCGGCGTGTCCCTGCCGTCCGCGGAGGCCCGCGCCAAGACCGAGGGCACCTTCCCGTACGCGGCCGACCTGTGGGCCGAGGGCCTCCTGTGGGCCGCCGTCCTCAGATCACCGCACCCGCACGCGCGCATCCTGTCCATCGACACCACCCACGCGCGCGAGATGCCCGGAGTACGGGCCGTCATCACCCACGAGGACGTGCCCGGCACCGCCCTGCACGGCCGCGGCCGGGCCGACCGCCCGGTGTTCGCCTCCGAGGTCGTACGCCACCACGGGGAGCCCATCGCGGCCGTCGCCGCCGACCACCCCGACACCGCCCGCATGGCCGCGGCCGCCGTCATCGTCGAGTACGAGGCACTCGACCCGGTGACCGACCCGGAGCAGGCCTTCGAGGCCGAGCCCCTGCACCCCGACGGCAACCTGATCCGCCACATCCCGCTGCGCCACGGCGACCCGGACGCGGCCGGTGAGATCGTCGTCGAGGGCCTGTACCGCATCGGCCGCCAGGACCCGGCCCCGATCGGCGCGGAGGCCGGCCTCGCCGTGCCCCGCCCCGACGGCGGGGTCGAGCTCTACGTGGCGTCCACCGACCCGCACGCCGACCGCGACACGGCCGCCGCCTGCTACGGCCTGGAACCCGAGCGCGTGAAGGTCGTCGTCACGGGCGTGCCCGGCGCCACCGCCGACCGCGAGGACCAGAGCTTCCAGCTCGCCCTCGGACTGCTCGCCATGAAGACCGGATGTCCGGTCAAACTCACCGCGACACGCGAAGAGTCCTTCCTGGGCCACGCCCACCGCCATCCCACGCTCCTGCGCTACCGGCACCACGCCGACGCCGAGGGCAAGCTGGTCAAGGTCGAGGCGCAGATCCTGCTCGACGCGGGCGCGTACGCCGACACGTCGTCCGAGGCCCTCGCAGCCGCCGTCTCCTTCGCCTGCGGCCCGTACGTCGTCCCGAACGCCTTCATCGAGGGCTGGGCCGTACGCACCAACAACCCGCCCTCCGGACACGTACGCGGCGAGGGCGCCATGCAGGTGTGCGCCGCCTACGAGGCCCAGATGGACAAGCTGGCGAAGAAGCTGGGCGTCGACCCGGCCGAACTGCGCCTGAGCAACGCGATGGCCACGGGGGACGTGCTCCCCACCGGCCAGACCGTGACGTGCCCCGCCCCGGTCGCCGAACTGCTGCAGGCCGTCCAGGACTTCCCGCTGCCCGCCCTCCCGAAGGACACGCCCGAGGACGAGTGGCTGCTGCCCGGCGGACCCGAGGGCGCCGGCGAACCCGGTGCCGTACGGCGTGGCGTCGGCTACGCCCTGGGCATGGTCCACATGCTCGGCGCCGAGGGCGCCGACGAGGTCTCGACCGCCACCGTGAAGGTCCACGACGGCATCGCCACCGTGCTCTGCGCGGCCGTGGAGACCGGCCAGGGCTTCACCACACTGGCCCGGCAGATCGTCCAGGAGACGCTCGGCATCGAAGAGGTGCACGTCGCCTCCGTGGACACCGATCAGCCCCCCGCCGGGCCCAGCTGCCGCGGCCGCCACACCTGGGTGTCCGGCGGCGCCGTCGAACGGGCCGCCAAGATGGTCCGTACGCAGCTGCTGCAGCCCCTGGCCCACAAGTTCGGGATGTCCACCGAGCTCCTCCAGATCACCGACGGCAAGATCACCTCGTACGACGGTGTGCTGTCGACGACCGTCACGGAGGCGATGGACGGCAAGGAGCTGTGGGCCACCGCGCAGTGCCGCCCGCACCCCACCGAGCCGCTCGACGGCACCGGCCAGGGCGACGCCTTCGTGGGGCTCGCCTTCTGCGCGGTCCGCGCGGTCGTCGACGTCGACATCGAGCTGGGTTCGGTGCGGGTCGTGGAGATGGCGCTCGCCCAGGACGTGGGACGGGTGCTGAACCCCGCGCAGCTCGCCTCCCGGATCGAGGCCGGAGTCACCCAGGGCATCGGTGTCGCCCTCACGGAGAACCTGCGCACCGCGCGCGGGCTGGTGCGCCACCCCGACCTCACGGGGTACTCGCTGCCGACCGCCCTCGACACCCCCGACATCCGCATCGTCAAGCTCGTCGAGGAGCGTGACGTGGTCGCGCCCTTCGGCGCGAAGGCCGTCAGCGCGGTGCCGGTGGTCACCTCCCCGGCCGCGGTCGCCTCCGCGGTACGGGCGGCCACGGGGCGTCCGGTGAACCGGCTGCCGATAAGGCCGCAGGCGGCCGTGGTGACGGCGACGCAGTGA
- a CDS encoding carbohydrate ABC transporter permease: MKTEGFVRDFARRSVQRPWRLAAEASALLIAAVVAFPLYWMVLSAFKPAGEIESTEPRPWTLDPTVDSFRRVFGQQEFGRYFLNSLVVAVTVVAVSALIAFLAATAVTRFRFRFRTTLLIMFLIAQMVPVEALTIPLFFQMRDLGQLNTLGALILPHIAFSLPFAIWMLRGFVKAVPEALEEAAYIDGASRTRFLWQILFPLVFPGLVATSVFSFISAWNDFLFAKSFIISDTSQSTLPMALLVFYKPDDPDWGGVMAASTVMTIPVLIFFVLVQRRLVSGLGGAVKD, encoded by the coding sequence GTGAAAACAGAAGGCTTTGTACGTGATTTCGCACGCCGTTCCGTACAGCGGCCGTGGCGGCTGGCCGCCGAGGCGTCCGCACTGCTGATCGCGGCGGTCGTCGCATTCCCCCTCTACTGGATGGTGCTCAGCGCCTTCAAGCCCGCCGGGGAGATCGAGTCGACCGAGCCGCGGCCCTGGACGCTGGACCCGACGGTCGATTCCTTCCGACGCGTCTTCGGGCAGCAGGAATTCGGCCGGTACTTCCTCAACAGCCTCGTCGTGGCGGTCACCGTGGTCGCCGTCTCGGCGCTCATCGCGTTTCTCGCGGCGACCGCCGTGACCCGATTCCGCTTCCGTTTCCGCACCACCCTGCTCATCATGTTCCTGATCGCGCAGATGGTGCCCGTCGAGGCCCTGACGATCCCCCTCTTCTTCCAGATGCGGGACCTCGGTCAGCTCAACACGCTGGGCGCGCTGATCCTGCCGCACATCGCCTTCTCGCTGCCCTTCGCGATCTGGATGCTGCGCGGCTTTGTGAAGGCCGTCCCGGAGGCGCTGGAGGAGGCCGCCTACATCGACGGGGCGAGCAGGACGCGGTTCCTGTGGCAGATCCTTTTCCCGCTGGTCTTTCCCGGGCTCGTCGCCACCAGCGTGTTCTCGTTCATCTCCGCGTGGAACGACTTCCTCTTCGCCAAGTCCTTCATCATCAGCGACACTTCGCAGTCCACTCTGCCGATGGCCCTCCTTGTCTTCTACAAGCCCGACGACCCCGACTGGGGCGGTGTGATGGCCGCGTCCACGGTGATGACCATTCCGGTACTGATCTTCTTCGTACTCGTACAGCGACGGCTGGTCTCCGGACTGGGCGGCGCGGTGAAGGACTGA
- a CDS encoding beta-N-acetylhexosaminidase, with the protein MTTTELIPGPRTTSTWGDGVFPLDEETTLTAGPETDGTARWLRAVLVAATGLPLREGEPGPPGGAAENSVELRLDPQLPPEGYRITVRDRRALVAGGGPAGVFWGAQTLRQLLGPDAFRRAPLRRTGWQLPETEIQDAPRFAWRGLMLDVSRHFMPKDGVLRYLDLMAAHKLNVFHFHLTDDQGWRIEIKRYPKLTETGSWRARTKFGHRASPLWEDKPHGGFYTQDDIREIVAYATERHIAVVPEIDIPGHSQAAIAAYPELGNTDVIDTTSLSVWDTWGVSKNVLAPTDNVLRFYEGVFEEVLGLFPADAVAFSEFVHVGGDECAKDQWEASPTAKTRIVDLGLADVDELQSWFIRHFDNWLAARGRRLIGWDEILEGGLAPGAAVSSWRGYRGGITAARAGHDVVMCPEQQVYLDHRQHDGPDEPVPIGFVRTLEDVYRFEPVPPELTSDQARHVLGTQANLWTEVMEDRTRVDYQAFPRLAAFAEVAWSALPDPAERDFADFERRMAAHYGRLDALGVSYRPPAGPLPWQQRPGVLGRPIEGAPPNV; encoded by the coding sequence ATGACCACCACGGAACTGATTCCCGGGCCGCGGACCACGTCGACCTGGGGCGACGGTGTCTTCCCGCTCGACGAGGAGACGACCCTCACGGCGGGGCCCGAGACCGACGGCACGGCACGCTGGCTGCGCGCGGTGCTCGTCGCCGCCACGGGGCTTCCCCTGCGCGAAGGCGAACCCGGGCCGCCCGGAGGCGCGGCGGAGAACTCCGTCGAACTGCGCCTCGACCCGCAACTGCCGCCCGAGGGCTACCGGATCACGGTCCGCGACCGGCGGGCCCTCGTCGCCGGAGGCGGCCCGGCCGGGGTGTTCTGGGGCGCCCAGACGCTACGGCAACTGCTGGGCCCCGACGCCTTCCGGCGCGCCCCTCTGAGGCGCACCGGCTGGCAGTTGCCGGAAACCGAGATCCAGGACGCCCCGCGATTCGCCTGGCGCGGCCTCATGCTCGACGTCTCACGGCACTTCATGCCCAAGGACGGTGTCCTGCGCTATCTCGACCTGATGGCGGCGCACAAGCTGAACGTCTTCCACTTCCACCTCACCGACGACCAGGGCTGGCGTATCGAGATCAAGCGGTACCCGAAGCTCACGGAGACCGGATCGTGGCGGGCGCGCACCAAATTCGGCCATCGCGCCTCGCCCCTCTGGGAGGACAAGCCGCACGGGGGCTTCTACACCCAGGACGACATCCGCGAGATCGTCGCGTACGCCACCGAGCGGCATATCGCCGTCGTCCCCGAAATCGACATCCCGGGGCACTCGCAGGCCGCCATCGCCGCATATCCGGAACTGGGCAACACCGACGTCATCGACACGACCTCCCTCTCCGTCTGGGACACCTGGGGCGTCTCGAAAAACGTACTCGCCCCCACTGACAACGTCCTTCGCTTCTACGAGGGCGTCTTCGAGGAAGTCCTCGGTCTGTTCCCCGCGGACGCGGTCGCCTTCTCGGAGTTCGTCCACGTCGGCGGCGACGAGTGCGCCAAGGACCAGTGGGAGGCGTCGCCGACCGCGAAGACGCGGATCGTGGACCTCGGTCTCGCGGACGTGGACGAACTCCAGTCGTGGTTCATCCGGCACTTCGACAACTGGCTGGCCGCGCGCGGGCGCCGGCTGATCGGCTGGGACGAGATCCTGGAGGGCGGCCTCGCCCCGGGCGCCGCAGTGTCCTCGTGGCGCGGCTACCGGGGCGGCATCACCGCCGCGCGGGCGGGCCACGACGTCGTCATGTGCCCCGAGCAGCAGGTCTACTTGGACCACCGTCAGCACGACGGTCCCGACGAGCCGGTGCCGATCGGGTTCGTACGCACCCTTGAGGACGTCTACCGCTTCGAGCCCGTTCCACCGGAGTTGACCTCCGATCAGGCGCGGCACGTCCTGGGCACCCAGGCCAACCTGTGGACCGAGGTCATGGAGGACCGCACACGCGTCGACTACCAGGCGTTCCCCCGGCTCGCGGCCTTCGCCGAGGTCGCCTGGAGCGCACTGCCCGACCCCGCGGAGCGCGACTTCGCCGACTTCGAGCGGCGGATGGCCGCCCACTACGGGCGACTTGACGCCCTCGGGGTCTCCTACCGGCCCCCCGCCGGGCCGTTGCCGTGGCAGCAGCGTCCAGGAGTGCTCGGACGCCCGATCGAGGGAGCGCCCCCGAACGTGTGA